A stretch of Rhinopithecus roxellana isolate Shanxi Qingling chromosome 12, ASM756505v1, whole genome shotgun sequence DNA encodes these proteins:
- the NANOS2 gene encoding nanos homolog 2 encodes MQLPPFDMWKDYFNLSQVVWALIANRGQRLETQEIEEPSPGPPLGQDQGLGGSGANRGLGTLCNFCKHNGESRHVYSSHQLKTADGVVVCPILRHYVCPVCGATGDQAHTLKYCPLNGGQQSLYRRSGRNSAGRRVKR; translated from the coding sequence ATGCAGCTGCCACCCTTTGACATGTGGAAGGACTATTTCAACCTGAGCCAGGTGGTGTGGGCGCTGATTGCGAATCGGGGGCAAAGGCTGGAGACCCAAGAGATTGAGGAGCCAAGTCCTGGGCCCCCATTGGGGCAGGATCAGGGGCTGGGAGGGTCAGGGGCCAACAGGGGCCTGGGCACCCTGTGCAACTTCTGCAAGCACAACGGGGAGTCCCGCCACGTCTACTCCTCACACCAGCTGAAGACAGCAGACGGCGTGGTGGTGTGTCCCATCCTGAGGCACTACGTGTGTCCCGTGTGCGGTGCCACCGGTGACCAGGCCCACACGCTCAAGTACTGCCCGCTCAACGGTGGCCAGCAGTCCCTCTACCGCCGCAGCGGGCGCAACTCAGCCGGACGCAGGGTCAAGCGCTGA